In Scomber japonicus isolate fScoJap1 chromosome 7, fScoJap1.pri, whole genome shotgun sequence, one genomic interval encodes:
- the srsf11 gene encoding serine/arginine-rich splicing factor 11 isoform X1, with protein MNSNTHVIQVTNVSPSTTSEQMRTLFGFLGNIEELKLFPPDDSPLPVTSRVCFVKFLESESVGVSQHLTNTVFVDRALIVVPFAEGVIPDESKAMSLLAPANAVAGMMPGGGLLPTPNPLASMGGTPFGGLGAPNMEQMAAMGMPGPNMNPQALSADFLKLMQSMDPKLNPLAAGLNLNPGLKTDASNKEIEEAMKRVREAQSLISAAIEPGNKKDDKRKHSRSRSRSRRRRSRSRSRHRRSKSRSRRRSHSRSRRRSKSPRRRRSHSRDRSRRSRSRDRRKEEKSKKRSKTPPKSYSSARRSRSISRRHRRSRSASRSPRRKVSRSPSPRRHKKEKKKDKEREKDRDRERREDRDRSRDERERSTSKKKKSKDKERDRDRKSDSEKGDVKVRSVFEHDPVTRDYDEEEQGYDSEKEGEEEDDERKSDSDSASSPKGQEEMERAEGQNPKKSKLNGDDHHQEDMEMSD; from the exons ATGAACTCCAACACGCACGTCATCCAGGTGACAAATGTCTCGCCGAGCACGACGTCCGAGCAGATGAGGACTCTGTTTGGATTCCTCGGAAACATAGAGGAGCTCAAACTGTTTCCACCTGA TGACTCTCCCTTGCCTGTGACTTCACGTGTCTGTTTTGTAAAGTTCCTTGAGTCTGAGTCGGTGGGAGTTTCCCAACACCTGACGAACACCGTCTTCGTGGACAGAGCCTTGATCGTGGTCCCTTTTGCTGAAG GAGTCATTCCTGATGAATCTAAAGCTATGTCGCTGCTGGCTCCAGCCAATGCCGTGGCAGGAATGATGCCTGGGGGAGGCCTTCTTCCAACACCCAATCCTTTGGCGTCG ATGGGAGGAACACCATTCGGAGGTCTTGGAGCTCCCAACATGGAGCAGATGGCTGCCATGGGAATGCCAGGACCTAACATGAACCCCCAG GCACTTTCTGCAGACTTCTTGAAGCTCATGCAGTCCATGGACCCAAA ATTGAATCCATTAGCGGCTGGACTCAACTTGAATCCAGGATTGAAGACCGACGCCTCCAACAAGGAGATTGAAGAGGCCATGAAGAGAGTCCGAGAGGCCCAGTCGCTCATTTCTGCAGCCATTGAACCTGGAA ATAAGAAAGACGACAAGCGCAAACATTCCCGATCTCGTTCACGGTCCCGACGCAGGCGCTCCAGATCTCGCTCAAGACACAG GCGATCAAAAAGCAGGTCTCGGCGGAGGTCCCATTCCAGGAGTAGGAGGAGGTCCAAGAGCCCACGAAGGAGGAGGTCCCACTCCCGAGATAGAAGCCGCCGCAGCAGATCTAG ggacaggagaaaggaagaaaagtctAAGAAAAGGTCGAAGACGCCTCCCAAAAGCTACAGCAGCGCCAGGAGGTCTAGAAGCATTAGCCG GAGGCACAGGCGAAGCCGCAGTGCGTCCCGGTCCCCCAGGAGGAAGGTGTCTAGATCTCCATCACCCAGACG CCacaagaaggagaaaaagaaggacaaGGAACGTGAGAAGGACCGGGAtcgagagaggagggaggacagggaCCGGAGCAGAGACGAAAGAGAACGCTCCACcagcaagaagaaaaagagcaaagaCAAAGAGCGAGATCGCGATCGCAAGTCTGACAGTGAGAAAGGAGATGTGAAGGTTCGTTCAGTCTTTGAACACGACCCA GTGACACGGGATTACGACGAGGAGGAACAAGGCTATGACAGcgaaaaagaaggagaggaggaggatgacgaGAGGAAGAGCGACTCTGACTCTGCCTCTTCCCCCAAAGGccaggaggagatggagagagccGAGGGCCAAAACCCCAAAAAGTCCAAACTGAATGGAGACGACCACCATCAGGAAGACATGGAGATGAGCGATTAA
- the srsf11 gene encoding serine/arginine-rich splicing factor 11 isoform X2, translated as MNSNTHVIQVTNVSPSTTSEQMRTLFGFLGNIEELKLFPPDDSPLPVTSRVCFVKFLESESVGVSQHLTNTVFVDRALIVVPFAEGVIPDESKAMSLLAPANAVAGMMPGGGLLPTPNPLASMGGTPFGGLGAPNMEQMAAMGMPGPNMNPQALSADFLKLMQSMDPKLNPLAAGLNLNPGLKTDASNKEIEEAMKRVREAQSLISAAIEPGNKKDDKRKHSRSRSRSRRRRSRSRSRHRRSKSRSRRRSHSRSRRRSKSPRRRRSHSRDRSRRSRSRDRRKEEKSKKRSKTPPKSYSSARRSRSISRRHRRSRSASRSPRRKVSRSPSPRRHKKEKKKDKEREKDRDRERREDRDRSRDERERSTSKKKKSKDKERDRDRKSDSEKGDVKVTRDYDEEEQGYDSEKEGEEEDDERKSDSDSASSPKGQEEMERAEGQNPKKSKLNGDDHHQEDMEMSD; from the exons ATGAACTCCAACACGCACGTCATCCAGGTGACAAATGTCTCGCCGAGCACGACGTCCGAGCAGATGAGGACTCTGTTTGGATTCCTCGGAAACATAGAGGAGCTCAAACTGTTTCCACCTGA TGACTCTCCCTTGCCTGTGACTTCACGTGTCTGTTTTGTAAAGTTCCTTGAGTCTGAGTCGGTGGGAGTTTCCCAACACCTGACGAACACCGTCTTCGTGGACAGAGCCTTGATCGTGGTCCCTTTTGCTGAAG GAGTCATTCCTGATGAATCTAAAGCTATGTCGCTGCTGGCTCCAGCCAATGCCGTGGCAGGAATGATGCCTGGGGGAGGCCTTCTTCCAACACCCAATCCTTTGGCGTCG ATGGGAGGAACACCATTCGGAGGTCTTGGAGCTCCCAACATGGAGCAGATGGCTGCCATGGGAATGCCAGGACCTAACATGAACCCCCAG GCACTTTCTGCAGACTTCTTGAAGCTCATGCAGTCCATGGACCCAAA ATTGAATCCATTAGCGGCTGGACTCAACTTGAATCCAGGATTGAAGACCGACGCCTCCAACAAGGAGATTGAAGAGGCCATGAAGAGAGTCCGAGAGGCCCAGTCGCTCATTTCTGCAGCCATTGAACCTGGAA ATAAGAAAGACGACAAGCGCAAACATTCCCGATCTCGTTCACGGTCCCGACGCAGGCGCTCCAGATCTCGCTCAAGACACAG GCGATCAAAAAGCAGGTCTCGGCGGAGGTCCCATTCCAGGAGTAGGAGGAGGTCCAAGAGCCCACGAAGGAGGAGGTCCCACTCCCGAGATAGAAGCCGCCGCAGCAGATCTAG ggacaggagaaaggaagaaaagtctAAGAAAAGGTCGAAGACGCCTCCCAAAAGCTACAGCAGCGCCAGGAGGTCTAGAAGCATTAGCCG GAGGCACAGGCGAAGCCGCAGTGCGTCCCGGTCCCCCAGGAGGAAGGTGTCTAGATCTCCATCACCCAGACG CCacaagaaggagaaaaagaaggacaaGGAACGTGAGAAGGACCGGGAtcgagagaggagggaggacagggaCCGGAGCAGAGACGAAAGAGAACGCTCCACcagcaagaagaaaaagagcaaagaCAAAGAGCGAGATCGCGATCGCAAGTCTGACAGTGAGAAAGGAGATGTGAAG GTGACACGGGATTACGACGAGGAGGAACAAGGCTATGACAGcgaaaaagaaggagaggaggaggatgacgaGAGGAAGAGCGACTCTGACTCTGCCTCTTCCCCCAAAGGccaggaggagatggagagagccGAGGGCCAAAACCCCAAAAAGTCCAAACTGAATGGAGACGACCACCATCAGGAAGACATGGAGATGAGCGATTAA
- the srsf11 gene encoding serine/arginine-rich splicing factor 11 isoform X3, protein MSLLAPANAVAGMMPGGGLLPTPNPLASMGGTPFGGLGAPNMEQMAAMGMPGPNMNPQALSADFLKLMQSMDPKLNPLAAGLNLNPGLKTDASNKEIEEAMKRVREAQSLISAAIEPGNKKDDKRKHSRSRSRSRRRRSRSRSRHRRSKSRSRRRSHSRSRRRSKSPRRRRSHSRDRSRRSRSRDRRKEEKSKKRSKTPPKSYSSARRSRSISRRHRRSRSASRSPRRKVSRSPSPRRHKKEKKKDKEREKDRDRERREDRDRSRDERERSTSKKKKSKDKERDRDRKSDSEKGDVKVRSVFEHDPVTRDYDEEEQGYDSEKEGEEEDDERKSDSDSASSPKGQEEMERAEGQNPKKSKLNGDDHHQEDMEMSD, encoded by the exons ATGTCGCTGCTGGCTCCAGCCAATGCCGTGGCAGGAATGATGCCTGGGGGAGGCCTTCTTCCAACACCCAATCCTTTGGCGTCG ATGGGAGGAACACCATTCGGAGGTCTTGGAGCTCCCAACATGGAGCAGATGGCTGCCATGGGAATGCCAGGACCTAACATGAACCCCCAG GCACTTTCTGCAGACTTCTTGAAGCTCATGCAGTCCATGGACCCAAA ATTGAATCCATTAGCGGCTGGACTCAACTTGAATCCAGGATTGAAGACCGACGCCTCCAACAAGGAGATTGAAGAGGCCATGAAGAGAGTCCGAGAGGCCCAGTCGCTCATTTCTGCAGCCATTGAACCTGGAA ATAAGAAAGACGACAAGCGCAAACATTCCCGATCTCGTTCACGGTCCCGACGCAGGCGCTCCAGATCTCGCTCAAGACACAG GCGATCAAAAAGCAGGTCTCGGCGGAGGTCCCATTCCAGGAGTAGGAGGAGGTCCAAGAGCCCACGAAGGAGGAGGTCCCACTCCCGAGATAGAAGCCGCCGCAGCAGATCTAG ggacaggagaaaggaagaaaagtctAAGAAAAGGTCGAAGACGCCTCCCAAAAGCTACAGCAGCGCCAGGAGGTCTAGAAGCATTAGCCG GAGGCACAGGCGAAGCCGCAGTGCGTCCCGGTCCCCCAGGAGGAAGGTGTCTAGATCTCCATCACCCAGACG CCacaagaaggagaaaaagaaggacaaGGAACGTGAGAAGGACCGGGAtcgagagaggagggaggacagggaCCGGAGCAGAGACGAAAGAGAACGCTCCACcagcaagaagaaaaagagcaaagaCAAAGAGCGAGATCGCGATCGCAAGTCTGACAGTGAGAAAGGAGATGTGAAGGTTCGTTCAGTCTTTGAACACGACCCA GTGACACGGGATTACGACGAGGAGGAACAAGGCTATGACAGcgaaaaagaaggagaggaggaggatgacgaGAGGAAGAGCGACTCTGACTCTGCCTCTTCCCCCAAAGGccaggaggagatggagagagccGAGGGCCAAAACCCCAAAAAGTCCAAACTGAATGGAGACGACCACCATCAGGAAGACATGGAGATGAGCGATTAA